One genomic window of Coffea eugenioides isolate CCC68of chromosome 1, Ceug_1.0, whole genome shotgun sequence includes the following:
- the LOC113775693 gene encoding uncharacterized protein LOC113775693: MHNPCQIWHLDVPVEEDPSTLRENVCKNYYGALDSHWARSKVLLRLQQEVNRCVDGLARLGGKMEWHFVILDSYPHELPFALDEDLRGNFFPRNTCLACTWCFI; this comes from the exons ATGCATAATCCATGCCAAATATGGCATCTAGATGTTCCAGTAGAAGAAGACCCCTCTACTTTGAGAGAAAATG TTTGCAAGAATTATTATGGTGCTCTTGATTCTCATTGGGCAAGATCCAA AGTCCTATTGCGGTTGCAACAGGAAGTGAATAGATGTGTAGATGGGCTAGCTAGATTGGGAGGCAAGATGGAATGGCATTTTGTAATTTTGGATTCCTATCCTCATGAACTACCTTTTGCTTTAGATGAAGATTTGAGGGGAAATTTTTTTCCTCGTAATACTTGTTTGGCTTGTACTTGGTGTTTTATTTAA
- the LOC113783526 gene encoding ras-related protein RABE1c, with protein sequence MAAPPARARADYDYLIKLLLIGDSGVGKSCLLLRFSDGSFTTSFITTIGIDFKIRTIELDGKRIKLQIWDTAGQERFRTITTAYYRGAMGILLVYDVTDESSFNNIRNWIRNIEQHASDNVNKILVGNKADMDESKRAVPTSKGQALADEYGIKFFETSAKTNLNVEEVFFSIARDIKQRLADTDSKAEASTIKINQPDQAAGAGQLAQKSACCGS encoded by the exons ATGGCGGCACCACCGGCGAGGGCTCGAGCGGACTACGATTACCTCATAAAACTTCTACTCATCGGCGATAGTG GTGTGGGTAAGAGTTGCCTTCTTTTGCGTTTTTCAGATGGTTCCTTCACGACTAGTTTTATCACAACCATAGG AATTGATTTCAAGATAAGAACCATTGAGCTTGATGGCAAGCGGATCAAACTCCAAATCTGGGATACTGCTGGTCAGGAGCGGTTCAGAACGATCACCACTG CTTATTATCGTGGAGCTATGGGAATATTGTTGGTCTATGATGTTACAGATGAATCATCCTTCAATA ATATTAGGAACTGGATTCGTAACATTGAACAGCATGCATCTGACAATGTCAACAAGATTCTGGTAGGGAACAAGGCTGACATGGATGAAAGCAAAAGG GCTGTCCCTACCTCAAAGGGTCAAGCACTTGCTGATGAGTACGGTATCAAATTTTTTGAGACT AGTGCAAAAACAAATCTTAATGTGGAAGAAGTTTTCTTTTCAATAGCAAGGGACATTAAGCAAAGGCTTGCAGACACGGACTCTAAAGCGGAG GCTTCAACAATCAAAATTAATCAACCGGATCAGGCTGCTGGCGCTGGTCAACTTGCTCAAAAATCTGCTTGCTGCGGTTCTTGA
- the LOC113774731 gene encoding uncharacterized protein LOC113774731, with the protein MAETILTSPGNFQPTNSCLSACCFLLKCIHRGQVLPTQFESLLHQHHCNRIILRFGLRQWPIIVTDHRFAQGWDVFCEHNIVKRHDTLLLQHSRNLIFDVIHFCELQKQVLLPWTVPLPDLLHMNAIASRDDIHMAAGQQQVASSLRPNFCQDLSDSVCFYQIFNSATPNSLKIPRFIDHFINGIKTPMLLINTGHRSAQIGVKHKRLHQNWRDFVLQHQLQHNETLVFVLESENIFTVLIFDDTGVEKKFPWYHTFNVYSDA; encoded by the exons ATGGCAGAAACAATCTTAACATCTCCAGGAAATTTTCAACCGACAAATAGCTGCTTATCAGCATGCTGTTTTCTACTCAAATGCATCCACAGAGGACAG GTATTACCTACTCAGTTTGAATCATTACTTCATCAACACCACTGCAATAGAATTATTTTGAGGTTTGGACTGCGGCAATGGCCTATCATAGTTACGGATCATAGATTCGCACAAGGATGGGATGTTTTTTGTGAACACAACATTGTTAAAAGGCATGACACGCTATTACTTCAACATAGCAGGAATCTAATATTTGATGTCATTCACTTTTGTGAAttgcaaaaacaagttcttTTGCCTTGGACCGTTCCCCTACCAGACCTGTTGCACATGAATGCCATTGCATCAAGAG ATGATATCCACATGGCCGCTGGACAGCAGCAAGTTGCTTCCTCGCTGAGGCCAAATTTCTGTCAAGATCTATCTGATTCGGTGTGCTTTTATCAAATCTTTAACTCGGCAACTCCAAACAGTTTG AAAATTCCGCGTTTTATTGATCACTTCATCAATGGTATCAAGACTCCCATGTTACTTATCAACACTGGACACAGAAGTGCTCAAATTGGTGTAAAGCATAAACGCCTTCACCAAAACTGGAGAGATTTCGTTCTTCAACATCAATTGCAGCACAACGAAACTCTTGTCTTTGTTCTGGAATCTGAAAATATATTTACAGTTTTGATCTTCGATGATACCGgagttgaaaaaaaatttccttggTATCACACATTCAATGTTTATTCGGATGCTTAA